The following proteins come from a genomic window of Terribacillus aidingensis:
- a CDS encoding ring-cleaving dioxygenase: MNHLKGIHHVTAITSSAEKNYEFFTYVLGMRLVKKTVNQDDIQTYHLFFADDKGSAGTDMTFFDFPGIPKGTHGTNEIYKTSFRVPSDAALDYWVKRFDRLEVKHHGIKEQFGTKTLSFEDFDEQQYQLISDENDEGVASGTPWQNGPVPLEFAITGLGPIFVRTAHIDYFKEMLEKVLVFRPVAQEGSYYLYEVGEGGNGASIVLEHNTILPDGRQGFGTVHHAAFRVEDRAVLEEWIERMHSFQFQTSGYVDRHFFESLYSRVAPGILFEFATDGPGFMGDEPYETLGEKLSLPPFLEPKREQIEKLVRPIDTVRSTKQLEKE, encoded by the coding sequence ATGAATCATTTAAAAGGTATTCACCATGTAACGGCAATTACGAGCAGTGCAGAAAAAAACTATGAATTCTTCACATATGTACTTGGCATGCGTCTTGTTAAGAAAACAGTGAACCAAGATGATATCCAAACATATCATCTGTTTTTCGCGGATGACAAAGGCAGCGCAGGAACAGATATGACGTTCTTCGATTTCCCTGGCATACCGAAGGGTACACATGGTACGAATGAAATCTACAAAACTTCATTCCGCGTGCCATCCGATGCTGCCCTGGATTATTGGGTAAAACGATTCGATCGTCTAGAAGTAAAGCATCATGGCATCAAAGAGCAGTTTGGAACCAAGACTTTATCTTTCGAGGATTTCGACGAACAGCAATACCAGTTGATCAGCGATGAAAATGATGAAGGTGTGGCTTCTGGAACACCATGGCAGAACGGTCCTGTACCTTTGGAGTTTGCTATCACAGGGCTCGGTCCGATTTTTGTCAGGACGGCACATATTGATTATTTCAAGGAAATGCTCGAAAAAGTACTTGTTTTCCGTCCAGTTGCACAGGAAGGGTCCTACTATTTGTATGAAGTAGGAGAAGGCGGTAATGGTGCAAGCATCGTTCTTGAGCACAATACAATTCTGCCAGACGGAAGACAAGGATTTGGCACAGTTCACCATGCTGCTTTCCGTGTCGAGGATCGAGCAGTATTAGAGGAATGGATTGAACGGATGCATAGCTTCCAATTCCAAACTTCCGGATATGTCGATCGACACTTCTTCGAATCGCTGTATTCCAGAGTAGCACCAGGGATTTTATTCGAATTTGCGACTGACGGTCCTGGTTTCATGGGTGATGAACCATACGAAACGCTAGGAGAAAAACTTTCCTTGCCGCCATTTTTGGAGCCAAAACGTGAACAAATCGAAAAGCTTGTCCGTCCGATCGATACTGTACGCAGCACAAAACAACTTGAAAAAGAATGA
- a CDS encoding CBS domain-containing protein, translating to MKAKDFMITDVIAASEQDTVKQVLETFVNRRISGMPILDKDRRIVGVVSDGDILRGIQPKDTVVFNYLLTVSFKAEKIDKIVDELKDHPILNLAKKRGIVTVHEEDEMEEVVNILAKHRFKKIPVLNDQKQVVGVISRGDVLRTIHSNLLNAL from the coding sequence ATGAAAGCAAAAGACTTCATGATAACAGATGTAATAGCAGCGAGCGAACAAGATACGGTCAAGCAGGTTTTAGAGACGTTTGTTAACCGGCGGATCAGTGGAATGCCGATACTGGATAAAGACCGGCGTATTGTAGGCGTCGTCAGTGACGGAGATATCCTGCGAGGGATCCAGCCGAAGGATACAGTCGTCTTCAACTATTTGCTGACTGTAAGCTTTAAAGCAGAGAAAATAGATAAAATTGTTGATGAATTAAAAGATCATCCTATATTGAATCTTGCTAAAAAACGAGGAATCGTCACCGTCCATGAAGAGGATGAAATGGAAGAAGTCGTGAACATACTGGCAAAACACCGGTTTAAAAAGATACCGGTTCTGAATGACCAAAAGCAAGTTGTGGGGGTAATCAGCCGCGGTGATGTTCTGCGTACGATTCATTCTAACTTACTGAACGCACTTTGA
- a CDS encoding DNA topoisomerase, which yields MIVILAEKPSVAKNIADALKIKTKQDGFYEGPGYIITWAFGHLLQLFDAKDYDAAMARWKLDNFPFVPDAFQYKIKSSPRNRDAADPGAKKQIAIVKRLMQRRDVEKIVSACDYDREGQLIGDSIINYIKPDKPVYRLLLNEWTEQEVLRGLQSLRPNTELRPLYDAGIGRQWADWVIGINLTSVATLRYQSGRGQVLNIGRVLLPTLKIIYDRDKEISEFKPEPYFKLLATFRTPDKKFYEGVYKEGKTDKFKERDPLQDILQRIQGKQGQIKDKQTEEKKEFCPPLFNLSGLQGYMTARYSGWTSDKVLKVAQTLYEKKYITYPRTSSTALEESLVSKAAGVLKKVAAGLPYESEIKFSRSKRVFNNSKVSSHSAIIPTYVLPKRLTPDQELVYNAVKNRFIMQFMPVAVYEETTLETIIADVSLSGSFISKGRIQLVDGWKKVEKQQTKETLLPDVQEGMLVDTWETTVTSHMTQPPKPHTERTLLRVMETCGKGKQDEEDVVEVLRGFSIGTAATRAETIKKLKDIHYISNKGKELHVTDTGKKLVETFPVKPLFDLNFTGRLEKTLADIEDAKVGREDFLEMIFSFTKDAVQTMKQDEAAPIRTIEKQTITHEVLGKCPACGGDVVEGYKGFGCKNYKKTCSYIIWKNDKFLSAVRKKPTKTMVKALLKSGTAHVKGMTSKRGKKFSAYLSYEKNPDNDYYSWKMEFEKK from the coding sequence ATGATAGTTATATTGGCGGAAAAGCCCTCGGTTGCGAAGAATATCGCCGATGCATTGAAAATAAAAACAAAACAGGATGGGTTTTACGAGGGGCCTGGTTATATTATCACATGGGCATTCGGTCATTTGCTGCAGCTGTTTGATGCGAAAGACTATGATGCTGCTATGGCAAGATGGAAACTGGATAATTTTCCGTTTGTACCAGATGCTTTCCAATATAAAATCAAATCGAGTCCGCGCAATCGTGACGCTGCCGATCCTGGTGCGAAGAAGCAGATAGCAATCGTAAAGCGTCTCATGCAAAGAAGAGATGTAGAGAAAATTGTATCCGCATGTGACTACGACCGGGAAGGGCAACTGATTGGTGACAGCATCATCAACTATATCAAACCGGACAAGCCCGTTTACCGGCTGCTGTTGAATGAATGGACCGAACAGGAAGTACTTCGCGGTCTTCAATCACTCCGGCCGAACACAGAGCTCAGACCACTTTATGATGCTGGAATCGGCCGTCAGTGGGCTGATTGGGTTATCGGAATCAACCTTACCTCGGTAGCGACACTTCGTTATCAGAGCGGCCGCGGACAGGTTTTAAATATCGGGCGTGTACTGCTGCCGACATTGAAAATCATCTATGATCGTGACAAGGAAATCAGTGAGTTCAAACCAGAGCCTTATTTCAAGTTGCTTGCAACTTTCCGAACACCTGACAAGAAATTCTATGAAGGTGTTTACAAGGAAGGGAAGACGGACAAGTTTAAGGAGAGGGACCCGCTGCAGGATATCCTGCAGCGCATTCAAGGCAAACAAGGACAGATCAAGGACAAACAGACGGAAGAGAAAAAGGAATTCTGTCCGCCTCTGTTTAACCTCTCTGGTTTGCAAGGATATATGACAGCAAGATACAGCGGATGGACATCTGATAAGGTGCTGAAAGTGGCACAAACGCTATATGAGAAGAAGTATATAACGTACCCTCGTACATCCAGTACAGCTTTGGAGGAAAGCCTAGTATCCAAGGCTGCTGGCGTATTGAAGAAAGTAGCAGCAGGATTGCCTTATGAATCGGAAATCAAATTCAGCCGTTCGAAACGCGTGTTCAATAATAGCAAGGTATCCAGCCATAGTGCGATCATACCGACATATGTTCTGCCTAAGAGACTTACGCCTGATCAGGAGCTTGTATACAATGCGGTTAAAAACCGATTTATCATGCAATTCATGCCTGTCGCAGTGTATGAGGAGACGACTTTAGAAACCATCATTGCGGATGTCTCTCTATCTGGCAGTTTTATCTCAAAAGGCCGTATTCAGCTTGTAGATGGCTGGAAGAAGGTCGAGAAGCAGCAAACAAAGGAAACCTTGCTGCCGGATGTCCAGGAAGGCATGCTGGTGGATACATGGGAAACAACCGTCACTTCCCATATGACGCAGCCGCCGAAGCCTCATACGGAAAGAACGTTGTTGCGAGTTATGGAAACGTGCGGTAAAGGAAAACAGGATGAAGAGGATGTCGTCGAAGTACTGCGTGGTTTCAGTATCGGGACAGCAGCAACAAGGGCAGAAACAATCAAGAAGCTGAAAGACATTCACTATATTAGTAATAAAGGGAAAGAACTGCACGTAACCGATACCGGTAAGAAGCTGGTTGAAACGTTTCCGGTTAAGCCTTTGTTCGATTTGAACTTTACCGGAAGGCTCGAGAAGACGCTAGCTGATATAGAGGATGCGAAAGTCGGCCGGGAAGATTTTCTGGAGATGATTTTCTCCTTTACGAAGGATGCAGTGCAGACGATGAAACAAGACGAAGCAGCACCGATCCGGACTATTGAGAAGCAAACAATCACCCATGAAGTTCTCGGCAAGTGCCCAGCTTGCGGCGGAGATGTTGTAGAAGGGTATAAAGGATTTGGTTGTAAAAACTATAAGAAAACATGCAGCTACATCATTTGGAAGAATGATAAGTTCCTTTCGGCAGTGCGGAAGAAGCCAACGAAGACGATGGTGAAAGCACTCCTGAAAAGCGGTACAGCTCATGTAAAAGGTATGACAAGCAAACGCGGGAAGAAATTCTCGGCTTATCTTTCTTATGAAAAGAATCCAGACAATGACTATTACAGCTGGAAAATGGAATTCGAGAAGAAATAA
- a CDS encoding aldo/keto reductase: MQNHIPTKKLHDGTILPAVGFGTYSLKGSGGVQAIRSAIDAGYRLLDTAYNYENEATVGQAIKQHSISRDEILVTSKLPGRYHQHDNAITTIQESLYRAGLDYYDLYLIHWPNPKQDHYVEAWQALLDARKWGLIRSIGVCNFLPEHLERLKAETGELPVINQIELHPFFNQEKQRQYHEENSIVTESWSPLGRKTNLLEHPLLAEIAQNHGRSVSQIVLRWHYQLGSIAIPKSATPSRQVENLAIFDFELDQADMEKINSLTASDGRIADQDPAVYEEF; this comes from the coding sequence ATGCAAAATCATATCCCTACCAAGAAACTGCACGACGGTACGATTCTTCCTGCTGTAGGCTTCGGTACATATAGCTTGAAAGGCAGTGGAGGTGTTCAGGCCATCCGCAGCGCTATCGATGCAGGCTACCGCTTATTGGACACGGCTTATAATTATGAAAATGAGGCAACTGTCGGACAGGCTATCAAGCAGCACAGTATTTCGCGTGATGAGATTTTGGTCACCTCCAAACTTCCAGGTCGGTATCATCAGCATGATAATGCGATTACGACGATACAGGAATCCCTTTACCGTGCAGGTCTCGATTATTATGACCTCTATCTGATTCATTGGCCGAACCCGAAACAAGATCATTATGTAGAAGCATGGCAGGCCTTGCTTGATGCTCGTAAATGGGGCTTGATCCGTTCTATCGGTGTTTGCAATTTCCTGCCGGAGCATTTAGAGAGACTTAAGGCAGAAACAGGTGAACTCCCTGTTATCAATCAGATCGAACTGCATCCATTCTTCAACCAGGAGAAACAAAGACAATACCATGAAGAAAATAGCATCGTAACAGAGTCATGGAGTCCGCTCGGCAGAAAAACGAATCTGCTGGAGCATCCATTGCTTGCTGAAATCGCCCAGAATCATGGCAGAAGTGTCTCACAGATTGTACTGCGCTGGCATTATCAGCTGGGAAGCATCGCTATACCTAAATCTGCTACCCCTAGCCGCCAGGTAGAGAATCTTGCTATCTTTGATTTTGAATTGGATCAAGCAGATATGGAGAAGATCAACAGCTTAACAGCTTCAGATGGACGTATCGCTGATCAAGATCCAGCGGTTTACGAAGAATTCTAA
- a CDS encoding HD domain-containing phosphohydrolase, protein MTTITKLESKVKELSKLLEALKELNAAIDLQDISQGILDQMVMISEAKGALLWVLEKEKNRVVAKVSYGIPIDSLPKQTLSDGEGIVKKVMMTGKAEMITNTESVIDSSAAYPSLATTILTVPLQAKGQVLGAIQLMDKENGSHFDTRDRELAAILAEQSALAMYNSQMYDELYKMFVSMIRMLAEALDARDPLTKGHSERVARYAWLIGKRMKLDAQMCFELYQAAILHDIGKIGIEDRILRKTTGLTESEYELMKTHTEIGARILSAIQPNRFFQKSIDTAMLHHERMDGSGYPKQLKGKEIPLFARIVGVADAFDAMTTDRTYSEGMSVRDAAAELIRCKGSLFDTDIVDIFIEILENCSYDLQLFPNTDDM, encoded by the coding sequence TTGACAACTATTACGAAGCTTGAGTCAAAAGTGAAAGAATTATCAAAACTGCTAGAAGCCCTTAAAGAATTGAATGCTGCAATCGATTTGCAAGATATTTCTCAGGGGATACTCGATCAAATGGTAATGATCTCGGAAGCAAAAGGGGCATTATTATGGGTGCTTGAAAAAGAGAAGAACCGGGTAGTGGCAAAAGTGTCTTACGGAATTCCGATTGATTCATTACCAAAGCAAACCCTATCAGATGGGGAAGGCATCGTTAAAAAAGTGATGATGACTGGCAAGGCAGAAATGATAACAAATACGGAAAGTGTTATCGACAGCTCTGCTGCATATCCCAGCCTTGCTACCACCATACTTACTGTTCCACTTCAGGCAAAAGGGCAAGTTTTAGGTGCCATTCAACTCATGGATAAAGAAAACGGAAGCCACTTCGATACTCGAGACAGGGAGCTTGCTGCGATATTGGCGGAGCAGTCAGCCTTAGCTATGTATAACAGTCAAATGTACGATGAACTGTATAAGATGTTTGTCAGTATGATTCGTATGCTTGCAGAAGCACTGGATGCGCGTGACCCGCTTACAAAAGGACATTCAGAGAGAGTAGCCCGCTATGCCTGGCTGATCGGAAAAAGAATGAAGCTGGATGCCCAAATGTGCTTCGAGCTATATCAGGCTGCTATCTTACACGATATAGGGAAAATCGGTATTGAAGATCGAATTCTGCGGAAGACAACTGGACTTACCGAAAGCGAGTACGAGCTTATGAAGACGCATACCGAAATAGGTGCCCGTATACTGTCCGCCATCCAGCCGAACCGTTTCTTTCAGAAATCGATTGATACAGCGATGCTCCATCATGAAAGGATGGATGGCAGCGGATATCCAAAGCAGTTAAAAGGGAAAGAGATACCTTTATTTGCCCGCATCGTCGGCGTGGCAGATGCGTTTGACGCAATGACTACTGATCGCACCTACAGTGAAGGTATGTCAGTCCGGGATGCCGCAGCTGAATTGATTCGCTGCAAAGGCAGTCTTTTCGATACGGATATCGTTGACATATTTATCGAGATTCTTGAAAATTGTTCTTATGATCTTCAATTATTCCCAAATACAGATGATATGTAA
- the brnQ gene encoding branched-chain amino acid transport system II carrier protein has protein sequence MKKSIPFSYVIVTGFMLFALFFGAGNLIFPALLGQSSGTNVLTTNLGFIVTGVGLPLLGILAFGFSGKNDLQDLASRVHPIFGYVFTIVLYLSIGPLFALPRTGTVSYEIGIQPFLTGDPGPWPLIIYSILFFGITCFFSLKPAKIVDIVGKYLTPALLIAIAVLIITVLVNPIGSPQEPTEAYSSNAFFKGFQEGYLTMDTLAAFVFGIIVINSVKNIGVTDRKAILGFTWKAGLIAAALLALIYTSISYLGATSVAGIGLLDNGGAVLAGVSEVYYGRLGNVLLGLIVLGACLTTSIGLVTACSSYFSRLLPKVSYSVIAIVLSLFSTVVANAGLANIITFSVPVLTIIYPLAIVLIFLTFLHDAFAGSRAVYLISLLFTFAVSLMEGLNAAKLPIPGVQNFLTDNLPMYSLGLGWLIPAIVGALIGYVIYLVTKPSQNEIRKADAR, from the coding sequence GTGAAAAAATCTATTCCGTTTTCTTATGTTATCGTAACAGGGTTCATGTTATTTGCATTATTTTTTGGTGCAGGCAATTTAATCTTCCCTGCTTTGCTCGGTCAAAGTTCCGGAACGAATGTATTAACCACAAATCTAGGGTTCATTGTCACCGGTGTAGGCTTGCCGCTGCTAGGGATATTGGCTTTTGGTTTCTCCGGTAAGAATGATTTGCAGGATTTAGCCAGCCGGGTTCATCCTATATTCGGCTATGTGTTCACAATCGTTCTGTATTTATCTATTGGTCCGCTTTTTGCATTGCCGCGTACAGGTACTGTATCATATGAAATTGGCATTCAGCCATTCTTAACTGGTGATCCCGGACCATGGCCATTGATTATATATTCGATCTTATTCTTCGGAATTACTTGTTTCTTCTCTTTGAAACCAGCCAAGATTGTCGATATAGTCGGTAAATACTTGACACCTGCTTTGCTGATTGCCATAGCAGTATTGATCATTACTGTACTTGTCAACCCGATAGGCAGTCCTCAGGAACCAACGGAAGCATACAGCAGCAACGCTTTCTTCAAAGGATTCCAGGAAGGCTACTTGACAATGGATACATTGGCAGCGTTCGTCTTTGGTATCATAGTCATCAATTCCGTGAAAAATATCGGAGTCACCGATCGTAAAGCAATTCTCGGATTTACATGGAAAGCTGGCTTAATAGCAGCAGCACTTCTTGCTTTGATCTACACTTCCATTTCCTACCTTGGTGCAACCAGTGTAGCTGGAATTGGATTACTGGATAACGGCGGTGCCGTGCTGGCGGGAGTTTCTGAAGTGTACTATGGAAGACTTGGTAATGTTTTGCTTGGATTGATAGTACTAGGCGCCTGTTTGACGACAAGTATCGGTTTGGTTACTGCTTGCAGCAGTTACTTCAGCCGTCTGCTTCCTAAAGTTTCTTATTCAGTTATCGCTATAGTGCTTTCTTTATTTAGTACAGTCGTTGCAAATGCTGGTTTGGCTAACATCATCACCTTCAGCGTACCAGTATTGACTATCATTTATCCGCTGGCAATCGTCTTGATCTTCCTGACTTTCCTGCATGATGCTTTTGCTGGAAGCAGAGCTGTTTACTTAATCAGTTTGCTTTTCACTTTCGCTGTCAGCTTGATGGAAGGATTGAATGCTGCGAAACTTCCTATACCAGGAGTACAGAACTTCCTAACAGATAATCTGCCAATGTACAGTCTTGGTCTTGGCTGGTTAATACCAGCAATTGTTGGAGCACTTATCGGGTATGTGATTTACCTAGTCACAAAACCAAGTCAAAATGAAATCAGAAAAGCGGATGCTAGATAA
- a CDS encoding DHHA1 domain-containing protein, with protein sequence MYKLLTHNDLDGVGCGILATLAFGEDVEIRYNSISSLNEEVKRFLADETQHEKELWVTDLAVNEENEAAISDFIQSGGKARLVDHHKTSEHLNAHDWAWIATKEEDGTLTSATSMLYDVLVKEGYLEKTKAVSEFVELVRQYDTWEWEKRNNEAAKQLNALLFLQSIEEFADEMIQRLQHNDTFVFSDLEEKLLQVQDAQTARYIRKKRKQVVPVKIGTYLAGVVHAESYLSELGNDLGKTFPHLDLIVMIMMGTKRLSLRTIHDDVDVSAIAGNYGGGGHQKASGASLTDEAFELFVKNAFDLQTLRPDATENRFNVPENDLGTLYVNEQNDKFLIVQQNRKFYIMKNQQPAEIGFDSFEEAEKHLKREELAFLVTDHRYVRYLSERVKKQDLIVDQPVQRNQES encoded by the coding sequence TTGTATAAACTATTGACACATAATGACCTGGACGGTGTCGGCTGCGGTATTTTAGCCACACTTGCTTTTGGTGAGGATGTTGAAATCCGCTATAATTCCATCAGCAGTCTGAACGAAGAAGTAAAGAGATTCCTGGCTGATGAAACACAGCATGAGAAAGAACTATGGGTGACGGATTTGGCTGTGAATGAAGAAAATGAAGCTGCTATCAGCGATTTCATCCAATCAGGCGGAAAAGCCCGACTTGTGGACCATCACAAAACAAGTGAGCACTTGAATGCCCACGATTGGGCATGGATTGCGACAAAGGAAGAAGATGGAACACTTACGTCAGCGACAAGTATGCTGTATGACGTTCTTGTTAAAGAAGGATATCTGGAAAAAACAAAGGCAGTAAGCGAATTTGTCGAGCTTGTCCGCCAGTATGATACATGGGAATGGGAGAAACGGAATAATGAAGCTGCCAAGCAGCTGAATGCACTGCTCTTCCTGCAAAGCATAGAAGAATTTGCTGATGAGATGATTCAACGGCTGCAGCATAATGATACATTCGTCTTCAGCGACTTGGAGGAGAAGCTGCTTCAAGTACAAGATGCACAAACAGCTCGTTATATTCGTAAGAAAAGAAAACAAGTTGTTCCTGTTAAGATAGGTACATATCTGGCCGGGGTCGTTCATGCCGAATCTTATCTCTCCGAATTGGGTAACGACTTAGGTAAAACGTTCCCGCATCTTGATTTGATCGTTATGATCATGATGGGGACAAAACGATTGAGTCTGAGGACTATCCATGACGATGTAGACGTATCGGCTATTGCGGGTAATTACGGTGGAGGCGGCCACCAGAAAGCTTCCGGAGCTTCATTGACTGATGAAGCATTTGAATTGTTCGTAAAGAATGCCTTCGACCTGCAGACATTGCGACCAGATGCCACAGAGAATAGATTCAACGTACCCGAGAACGATCTTGGGACGCTGTATGTCAATGAGCAGAATGACAAATTCCTCATTGTACAGCAAAACCGTAAATTTTATATTATGAAAAATCAGCAGCCTGCTGAAATCGGATTCGATTCCTTCGAGGAAGCTGAAAAGCATCTGAAACGGGAAGAACTCGCTTTCCTCGTTACAGATCATCGCTATGTAAGATACCTGAGTGAGCGTGTGAAGAAACAGGATTTGATTGTGGACCAACCGGTTCAAAGAAATCAAGAAAGCTGA
- the spoVB gene encoding stage V sporulation protein B codes for MGKQSLLKGTIILAVAACYSKLIGFINGIVLSRLLGPEGIGLAMMAMPITGLLIAITGFGLEVAVANLVAENNATNNRTRLRHVLSLSFLITGTLGVITSLLLLGLVHYIPGLLFADERAIYTFTAIIPIIPIVAISSILKGYFHGKQYMSPGAFASILEQSVQLVVTYMLVQYLLPYGLGVAAAGAVISMVIGEAISLGVLIIAFNRQKEFKWRFFHIIRDLVRDGKQHTRDLIRVALPNTGSHLVNSFAGVLLPIIITHSFLTAGLTAETATETYGLLMGYVMPLVFVPTFITHSLSTNLLPSISDLYARRQFHQMYSNINQVINVTMMICIPWALFLYFFATELTGLFYHSEEAGLLIQKMIFCFMLSYLQIPLQAVLIGIGKSSVVLYNNLIAALASLLMIYFVASQPSMGVNGVILGLNLGEVLGTILHFASLYQAVRFPFSFARFYKLLIAIVCMASCAIFLYMTLDTYISNGYVLLSSVLLVSATFYLLLLHRFRLFKQEL; via the coding sequence GTGGGTAAACAATCATTATTGAAAGGTACGATCATCCTTGCGGTTGCTGCTTGCTACAGTAAGCTGATCGGATTCATAAACGGAATCGTTTTGTCACGGCTTTTGGGACCAGAAGGAATCGGACTGGCGATGATGGCTATGCCGATAACCGGTCTGCTGATTGCAATTACAGGCTTCGGACTGGAAGTAGCGGTTGCCAACCTGGTGGCAGAGAATAATGCGACGAATAATCGGACAAGACTGCGGCACGTCCTTTCCCTTTCCTTTCTGATAACGGGGACATTGGGAGTTATCACATCCTTGCTGCTGCTTGGACTGGTCCATTATATTCCAGGACTTTTATTTGCAGATGAACGTGCCATATACACATTCACAGCTATCATCCCAATTATACCGATTGTCGCGATTTCTTCTATCTTGAAAGGTTATTTTCATGGCAAACAGTATATGTCACCTGGAGCTTTCGCATCTATCCTGGAGCAGAGTGTACAGCTTGTAGTTACGTATATGCTCGTTCAATACTTGCTCCCTTACGGTTTAGGTGTTGCTGCTGCAGGTGCTGTGATCAGCATGGTCATTGGCGAAGCAATCTCTTTAGGTGTATTGATCATAGCGTTCAACAGGCAAAAGGAATTCAAATGGCGTTTCTTTCATATTATCCGGGATCTCGTCCGTGACGGTAAACAGCATACAAGAGATTTGATTCGTGTCGCATTGCCCAATACCGGCAGTCATTTGGTCAATAGCTTTGCTGGGGTTCTATTACCAATAATTATTACCCATAGCTTTCTGACAGCAGGGCTTACAGCAGAAACAGCTACCGAAACGTATGGGCTCTTAATGGGCTATGTCATGCCGCTAGTATTCGTACCGACGTTCATCACTCATTCCTTATCGACCAATCTGCTCCCTTCTATCAGCGACTTATATGCACGTCGTCAATTTCATCAGATGTACAGTAACATCAACCAAGTGATAAACGTTACAATGATGATTTGTATCCCGTGGGCGCTGTTTCTTTACTTTTTCGCGACCGAATTGACAGGTTTGTTTTATCACTCTGAAGAAGCTGGACTGCTTATTCAGAAGATGATCTTCTGTTTCATGCTCAGTTATTTGCAGATTCCGCTGCAGGCAGTTCTTATTGGTATAGGGAAAAGCAGTGTCGTGCTTTACAATAATTTAATTGCGGCGCTTGCCAGCTTGCTGATGATCTACTTCGTTGCTTCTCAGCCAAGCATGGGTGTGAATGGAGTCATACTCGGGCTTAACTTAGGAGAGGTGCTCGGGACAATACTCCACTTTGCGAGTCTTTACCAGGCTGTGCGCTTTCCTTTTAGTTTTGCCAGGTTTTATAAGCTGCTTATTGCCATCGTTTGTATGGCATCATGTGCGATCTTCCTTTATATGACACTGGACACGTATATCTCTAATGGTTACGTACTGCTCAGCAGTGTATTACTTGTCTCTGCCACTTTTTATTTGCTCCTACTTCACCGATTCAGACTGTTCAAACAAGAACTGTAA
- a CDS encoding DUF5058 family protein produces the protein MQISEIMNSGILWVFCLLVVSIVIFQGVVFMRSAFQVKASVGMTDREARSAMKTGAIAAIGPALGNIIIAVSLMTLIGNPLTMMRSAIIGSSATESLGAQMASTAYGTELGSANFGPEAFTTIAWTLCIGGTGWLIVTFFFTKSLGSFQKKITARKNGTKKMVIISTAAMLGAFGYFAANEAVKSSGHTLIILTSILITIGTLLLANKFHLNWLKEWALGFAIIGGLTVGYFIG, from the coding sequence TTGCAGATATCTGAGATCATGAACAGCGGTATTCTGTGGGTGTTCTGTCTGCTTGTCGTATCTATCGTTATTTTTCAAGGAGTCGTATTCATGCGATCTGCGTTTCAGGTGAAAGCCAGTGTTGGTATGACAGATCGAGAGGCCCGGAGTGCAATGAAGACAGGTGCTATTGCGGCAATTGGTCCTGCCTTAGGCAATATTATCATTGCCGTGTCACTGATGACGTTGATCGGGAATCCGCTTACGATGATGCGCAGTGCAATTATCGGATCCTCCGCTACCGAATCACTCGGTGCCCAAATGGCTTCGACAGCTTATGGCACAGAGCTAGGATCGGCAAACTTCGGTCCTGAGGCGTTCACAACCATCGCTTGGACATTGTGCATTGGCGGTACAGGGTGGTTAATCGTCACGTTTTTCTTTACGAAGTCGTTAGGCTCTTTCCAAAAGAAGATTACAGCACGTAAAAATGGTACGAAGAAGATGGTTATTATCTCAACCGCAGCCATGCTGGGCGCGTTCGGTTACTTCGCTGCAAATGAGGCAGTGAAGAGCAGCGGGCATACCTTGATCATCCTGACAAGCATTCTGATAACAATCGGCACCTTATTGCTAGCTAATAAGTTTCATCTGAACTGGCTGAAAGAATGGGCATTAGGCTTTGCTATCATCGGCGGACTGACCGTCGGCTACTTTATAGGTTAA